The following coding sequences lie in one Glycine soja cultivar W05 chromosome 16, ASM419377v2, whole genome shotgun sequence genomic window:
- the LOC114391042 gene encoding uncharacterized protein LOC114391042, translating into MMNDKSESKTEEMKGWRKVIENVGNWLANKNKDEWLKDMRGNPSLAATLISTLTFQTAINPPGGVRPAKESGHVLCPRSEDMLDGKNPCPGEAILAVVFPDKYFKFLLWNTICFVSSLAVCLLLVSGFPLNHRFFTWLLSIGMCLTITSLTLTYMVGAEMVTPYLIWSTTNTMFSKVIYIWITLLGLVTLVLFLRLFVWILIKCSDKRKR; encoded by the coding sequence ATGATGAACGATAAAAGTGAGTCCAAAACAGAAGAGATGAAAGGGTGGAGAAAAGTTATAGAAAATGTAGGTAATTGGCTGGCAAACAAGAATAAGGATGAATGGTTGAAGGACATGAGGGGGAACCCGAGTTTGGCAGCAACACTAATCTCAACTTTGACCTTTCAAACTGCTATTAATCCACCAGGTGGTGTTAGGCCAGCAAAAGAGAGTGGACATGTGTTATGTCCAAGATCAGAAGACATGTTAGATGGGAAGAATCCATGTCCAGGAGAAGCCATCCTTGCTGTTGTTTTCCCagacaaatatttcaaattccTCTTATGGAACACTATATGCTTCGTTTCATCCTTAGCTGTTTGTCTCTTGCTTGTGAGTGGGTTCCCTCTGAATCACCGATTCTTCACGTGGCTTTTGTCAATAGGGATGTGCCTCACCATCACCAGCCTCACTCTTACCTACATGGTTGGTGCAGAAATGGTCACCCCATATCTCATTTGGAGTACAACCAACACCATGTTTAGTAAAGTTATTTATATTTGGATTACACTGCTAGGACTCGTCACTCTTGTCCTTTTCCTACGCCTGTTTGTTTGGATTCTGATTAAATGCAGTGACAAACGTAAACGGTGA